From Ascochyta rabiei chromosome 16, complete sequence, the proteins below share one genomic window:
- a CDS encoding p24 complex component, translated as MLFPSLGLLAAASSLLSLSSAHNIQMKAHQRECFHEQLHKDDKMTVTFQVGDREFGGSGSLEIDFWIETPSGTFQIHERGVSSGDHSFDAKEDGKYTYCFNNEHWGANTKEVSFNVHGIVYVPESEAPQDPLEKEVHQLSELVSQVKDEQGYIVVRERTHRNTAESTNARVKWWSIFQILVLGAEGIFQVWWLKRFFEVKRVV; from the exons ATGCTGTTCCCGTCCCTCGGCCTCCTCGCAGCGGCGAGCAGCCTGCTCTCTCTGAGCTCGGCGCACAACATCCAGATGAAGGCGCACCAGCGCGAATGCTTCCACGAGCAGCTGCACAAGGACGACAAGATGACGGTCACGTTCCAGGTCGGCGACAGGGAATTTGGCGGAAGCGGCAGCTTGGAGATTGACTTCTGG ATCGAGACACCCTCCGGCACCTTCCAGATTCACGAGCGCGGCGTGTCCTCGGGCGACCACTCGTTTGACGCAAAGGAAGACGGCAAGTACACATACTGCTTCAACAACGAGCACTGGGGCGCAAACACAAAGGAGGTTTCTTTCAACGTGCACGGCATTGTTTACGTGCCCGAGTCGGAGGCGCCCCAGGATCCATTGGAGAAGGAGG TCCACCAGTTGTCAGAGCTCGTCTCGCAGGTCAAGGATGAGCAGGGCTACATTGTCGTTCGTGAGAGAACCCACAGGAACACGGCCGAGAGCACCAATGCGCGAGTGAAGTGGTGGAGCATCTTCCAGATCCTCGTCCTCGGCGCAGAGGGCATTTTCCAGGTCTGGTGGCTGAAGAGATTCTTCGAG GTGAAGCGTGTGGTTTAG